In Paenibacillus protaetiae, the genomic stretch CGAAAAGCGTGAAGCGCCGCCTCGCATGGCAGCGCCTCGATCACGGCGCATCAAGACCAATCCCGCGCATCTGCGCAGCGCCGCCGCTGAAGAAGCGCGCCAGCGCTTCTCCAGCGGCTTCGTCAGCCTGCTTGCAGGCAAGCCATAAAAAAGCCCGGCGGAAGCCGATGCCATTAAGATAAGCTTTAACTTAATGGCATTGGGCCGGAGCCGGGAGCTTGCTATCTCATTTTGTTGGTCGTCGGCTTGCCGTGGCGCTCATCCAGCTCGCGCAGCAGCTCGTCGATGGACAAGCCGCGCTCGCGCAGCAGCACCATCAAGTGAAAAATAAGGTCGCTTGCTTCCATACGAAGCTCGTTGTTGTCCTTATTTTTCGCTGCGATAATGACTTCCGCCGATTCCTCGCCGACTTTTTTCAAAATTTTATCGACGCCCTTCTCGAACAGATACGTCGTGTACGAGCCTTCCGGGCGCTCCGCATAACGCTTCGCGATAATCGACTCCAGGCGTCCCAGCGCGCCAAAGCGGTCGCCTGCAGCTGCCTCTGCCGCCGCTTCGGACGATGAACCCGCCGTTTCGATCGGGTTAAAAAAGCAGCTGTAGCTGCCGGTATGACAAGCCGGCCCTTGCTGTTCTACGCGGACAAGCAGCGTATCGCCGTCGCAATCATACGCCATGGAGCGGATGCGCTGCTTATGGCCGCTGGTCGCTCCTTTATTCCACAATTCGCCGCGCGAACGGCTCCAGAACCAGGTCTCGCCTGTCTCAACCGATTTTGCCAGCGATTCCTTGTTCATATAGGCCATCATCAGCACTTCTTTGGTTAGATCGTCCTGCACGATAGCCGGTACAAGCCCCGCTTCGTCCCATTTAATTTGATCCGCTGTCATCGAATTTCCACTCCTTTGCTGCGCAAATCATCCTTCACTTCGGCAATGGTCATTTCCTTGTAATGGAATATAGTTGCCGCAAGCGCCGCATCCGCATGCGCTTCCTCAAACACGTCGTAGAAATGAGAAATCTGCCCCGCTCCGCCCGATGCGATAACCGGTATGCCAACCGAATCCGAAACGGCACGTGTCAGCTTCACGTCAAAGCCGTCCTTCGTGCCGTCCGCATCCATGCTCGTCAGCAAAATTTCGCCCGCGCCCAGGCGCTCCGCTTCGCGTACCCACTCCAGAACCTTCATGCCCGTCGTCTGGCGGCCGCCGTGCGTGTACACTTCCCACTCCTGCCACTCTTCGTTCCATTTGGCGTCAACCGCAACCACAATGCATTGCGAGCCAAATTTGCGCGCTCCCTCTTGAATCAGGCCCGGATTTTTGACCGCGGATGTATTGATCGCGATTTTGTCCGCGCCCGCCCGCAGCAGCCGCTTCATATCATCTACATGCGAGATGCCTCCGCCTACCGTAAACGGAATCGTAATCTCGCCTGCCGTACGCTTCACGACCTCCACCATCGTGGAACGCCCTTCATGCGAAGCCGAAATGTCCAAAAAGACAAGCTCGTCGGCGCCTTCCCGGTCGTAAGTTGCAGCAAGCTCAACCGGATCCCCGGCATCCCGGAGGTTAACGAAGTTAACCCCTTTGACGACTCTGCCGTCCTTTACGTCGAGGCAAGGAATAATACGTTTTGCCAGCATAAGGCACCCTCCTCCTCTACGCCAGACGCTGGATCGCGTCCGCCAGGTTGATGCTGCCCGTGTACAGCGCTTTGCCGACAATCGCGCCGGCTACGCCGTCCGCGCGGTGCTGCGCCAGCTTCACGAGATCGTCCATCACCGATACGCCGCCCGATGCAATGACGTTGCTGCGCGAGACGCGCGCCAGCTCCACGATCGCTTCCGTGTTCGGGCCTTTCATCATGCCGTCCCGCGAAATGTCGGTGAAAATAAACGTCGAAGCGCCTTGCGCCGCAAGCTCAACGGCAAGCTGCTCCGCCTTCACCTCGGAAGTTTCCAGCCAGCCGCGTGTTGCCACATAGCCGTTTCGCGCATCAATGCCAATCGCCACCTTGTCGCCGTAGCGCGCCAGCACCTTTTTCACGAATTCACGGTCCTCAATCGCAGCCGTACCCAAAATGACACGGGAGACGCCCAGCTCAATCAGCTTCTCGACATCCTCCATCGTGCGCAGTCCGCCGCCCACCTGCACCGGAACGTTAACCGACTTCGCAATCTGCCCGATCAGCTCGGCATTGGCCGGACGCCCCTCCTTTGCGCCATCCAGGTCGACGAGATGAATCCAAGCCGCGCCAGCTGCCTGCCAGTCTTTAGCCGCTGCAACAGGGCTGTCGTTATACACCGTCTCCTGATTGTAATCGCCTTGAATCAGGCGTACCGCTTTGCCGCCGCGAATGTCGATGGCCGGATATATGGTAAAAGTAGACATGATTCATCCTCCTGTTATAACTTCGACGTCGGTTCTCCCGTCAATGCAGCAAAATTGCTTAATAGCCGCATGCCGACTTCCCCGCTTTTTTCCGG encodes the following:
- the hisIE gene encoding bifunctional phosphoribosyl-AMP cyclohydrolase/phosphoribosyl-ATP diphosphatase HisIE gives rise to the protein MTADQIKWDEAGLVPAIVQDDLTKEVLMMAYMNKESLAKSVETGETWFWSRSRGELWNKGATSGHKQRIRSMAYDCDGDTLLVRVEQQGPACHTGSYSCFFNPIETAGSSSEAAAEAAAGDRFGALGRLESIIAKRYAERPEGSYTTYLFEKGVDKILKKVGEESAEVIIAAKNKDNNELRMEASDLIFHLMVLLRERGLSIDELLRELDERHGKPTTNKMR
- the hisA gene encoding 1-(5-phosphoribosyl)-5-[(5-phosphoribosylamino)methylideneamino]imidazole-4-carboxamide isomerase, with the protein product MSTFTIYPAIDIRGGKAVRLIQGDYNQETVYNDSPVAAAKDWQAAGAAWIHLVDLDGAKEGRPANAELIGQIAKSVNVPVQVGGGLRTMEDVEKLIELGVSRVILGTAAIEDREFVKKVLARYGDKVAIGIDARNGYVATRGWLETSEVKAEQLAVELAAQGASTFIFTDISRDGMMKGPNTEAIVELARVSRSNVIASGGVSVMDDLVKLAQHRADGVAGAIVGKALYTGSINLADAIQRLA
- the hisF gene encoding imidazole glycerol phosphate synthase subunit HisF; the encoded protein is MLAKRIIPCLDVKDGRVVKGVNFVNLRDAGDPVELAATYDREGADELVFLDISASHEGRSTMVEVVKRTAGEITIPFTVGGGISHVDDMKRLLRAGADKIAINTSAVKNPGLIQEGARKFGSQCIVVAVDAKWNEEWQEWEVYTHGGRQTTGMKVLEWVREAERLGAGEILLTSMDADGTKDGFDVKLTRAVSDSVGIPVIASGGAGQISHFYDVFEEAHADAALAATIFHYKEMTIAEVKDDLRSKGVEIR